The stretch of DNA ATTGTTTGAAAAACAAAGTCATGTCGACGATCAAATCACGCACTACTGGCAAGCCAGGTAAAGGACGTAAGGTGATGACTTTAGGCAAAGTCAACATATTGGTTAAGCAAGCTAGGCCATTCTTGCCGTTGATATTCATGGCATCAGAGCCGCAAACACCCTCACGGCATGAGCGGCGATAGGTAATTGATTCATCCTGTTTCTTTAGGGAAATCAAGGCATCCAATAGCATGCGCTCACCAGTTAGCTCTAACTCATAACGCACCATGCGTGGAGCTGCGTCGACGTCTGGATCGTAGCGGTAAATTTCAAATATACGAATATCACTCATTTTCTATTTCTCTTCGCTTAGAAAGTACGTTCTTTGGGTGGGAAGGACTCAACGGTCAATGGCTTAAGCACTACTGGCTTGTAGTCAAGGCGATTGCCTTGGCTATACCAAAGTGTATGCTTCATCCAATGTTCATCATCGCGCTCTTGATGATCGTCATGAGAATGGGCGCCACGACTCTCTTTGCGGGCAGCCGCAGAAATCATCGTTGCATTGGCAGTCTCTATCAAATTAGCAACCTCAAGCGCTTCAATACGTGCAGTGTTAAAGATAGCTGATTTGTCCTTTAACCATAGATGCTTAGCGCGCTCAGTTAGTTTTGCCATTTGGCGAACGCCTTCATCCATCAGCTCTTGATTACGGAAGACACCAGCATATTTCTGCATCGTCTTACGAATATCGTTAGCAACATCTTGTGCATATTCACCAGAGCTAGAGTTATCTAACTGCGCTACTCGCTCAAGCGTTTTCTCGCCAGCATTTTCAGGTAATGGCTTGAAGTCTTGATTCTTCAGATCTAGGGCAACGATATGCTTGCCTGCTGCACGACCAAACACGAGTAAGTCGAGCAGAGAATTGGTTCCAAGACGGTTTGCGCCATGAACAGAAACACAGGAACACTCGCCGATGGCATACAAACCATTCACGATTTCATTATGCTTACCGTTACCAGGCACAACTACCTGTCCATTGATGTTCGTTGGTATACCACCCATCTGATAGTGAATAGTTGGCACAACAGGAATAGGTTCTTTGGTTACATCGACGTTAGCAAAGTTGATACCAATCTCATACACAGATGGCAGTCGCTTCATGATGGTTTCTGCGCCAATATGAGTCAAATCCAATACAACGTAGTCCCCATTTGGGCCGCAACCGCGCCCTTCTTTAATCTCTTGGTCCATACAGCGTGAAATGAAATCACGAGGTGCTAGATCTTTATATGTTGGAGCGTATCGCTCCATAAAGCGCTCGCCGTCTTTATTACGCAAAATGGCGCCTTCACCACGACAGCCTTCAGTCAGCAGTACACCTGCACCAGCAACGCCCGTTGGGTGAAATTGCCAGAACTCCATATCTTCTAATGGAATATCTGCTCGTGCTGCCAAACCCATACCGTCACCAGTATTAATAAAGGCATTGGTTGAAGCATCCCAAATACGGCCGGCACCACCAGTAGCTAACATCACTACCTTTGCTTCTAAGATATAGATCTCGCCTGTTTCCATCTCTAGAGCAGTCACACCAACTACATCACCAGCATCATCACGAATCAGGTCAAGTGCTAGCCACTCAACAAAAAAGTTGGTTTTAGCGCGTACGTTACGTTGATAGAGGGTATGCAACATGGCATGACCTGTACGGTCAGCTGCAGCACAAGCGCGCTGCACAGCTTTTTCACCATAGTTTGCCGTGTGCCCACCAAATGGACGCTGATAAATTGTGCCGTCTGGATTGCGGTCAAAAGGCATTCCATAATGCTCAAGCTCGTAAACCACCTTAGGGGCTTCACGACACATGAACTCAATCACATCTTGGTCGCCCAGCCAGTCAGAACCCTTAATCGTGTCATAAAAATGATAGTGCCAATTATCTTCACTCATATTTCCTAAAGCGGCACCGATACCACCTTGAGCTGCCACCGTATGTGAACGCGTTGGAAATACTTTAGTCAAAACAGCGACATTCAGACCGGCTTCTGCTAATTGCAAGGAAGCGCGCATACCTGAACCACCTGCACCAATAATCACCGCGTCGAAACGACGGCGTGGCAATACTTTTTTAATCGCAGTCATCGAATTACACTTTCCACAAAATTTGAATGGCGTAGGCTGCACAAGCCAAGAGATACAACATTGTTAAGGCCTGAAGCGTTAATCGAACACTCAATGGCTTGATATAGTCCATCCAAATATCTCGAATACCAATCCAAGCGTGATAGAACAGACTAATAAAAGCCAGCAAGGTCAACAACTTCATAAATTGGTTGGCAAATAAACCAGCCCAACCCTCGTAGGTTGCACTACCAGTGATGCAATAGTCCACCAGTAAAACGATGGTGAAAACTACCATCACAACCGCAGTAATGCGCTGAATAATCCATTCTTTGAGACCGTAATGCGCTCCAACGACTAGGCGCTTTGGTCCGATTTGATAAATAGGCATTTATATTTCCTTAACGAAGCAGTGTTTAGTACAGGTCGAATAATTTAAGGCCGACCAATGCGGTCAATAAAAGGCCCAAACAAAATACGATAATGGCGGAACGATTAGCGTCCACTTTTTCAACGCCGATATCTAGATCTAGCAAGAGATAGCGAATTCCTGCACAAAAATGGTGCAGGAAGGCCCAAATCAAGCCAAGCGCAATCAACTTCACCAAAATATGACCTGTGAGCATCTGAAACTTTGCATAGCTCATCTCAGAAGCAAGGCTTTGATCAAAAAGATACAAGATAAATGGCAGCATCAAAAACAGAGCAGCACCACTTATCCGGTGGAGGATAGACACTTTTCCAGCCCAAGGGAGGCGATATTTAATTAGTTGGGCTAAGCCGATATTCCGATAAACGGGTTTGGCTTTCTTAACGTCTTGCTGTGCATCAACCATGGGCAATCTCGATATTTAGTAGGCAGTTTGAGGATAGTTTGTTGTGTTGCAATATATTCTATTGGAAATATTCTTTAAATAAAGGTAATTTGGCGATTCAAGGGGCTAAAGCGGGTTTTAAGCATGCTCATAGTGTAATCGTTAGTTTAATTTATTGCCGTAGTGCTGCTCAGAAGTGTCATAACGAGCCCTTCGAATTTCTACCGGCTTATCACCATAAGTAAAAGCGACCCGCT from Polynucleobacter sp. TUM22923 encodes:
- the sdhA gene encoding succinate dehydrogenase flavoprotein subunit codes for the protein MTAIKKVLPRRRFDAVIIGAGGSGMRASLQLAEAGLNVAVLTKVFPTRSHTVAAQGGIGAALGNMSEDNWHYHFYDTIKGSDWLGDQDVIEFMCREAPKVVYELEHYGMPFDRNPDGTIYQRPFGGHTANYGEKAVQRACAAADRTGHAMLHTLYQRNVRAKTNFFVEWLALDLIRDDAGDVVGVTALEMETGEIYILEAKVVMLATGGAGRIWDASTNAFINTGDGMGLAARADIPLEDMEFWQFHPTGVAGAGVLLTEGCRGEGAILRNKDGERFMERYAPTYKDLAPRDFISRCMDQEIKEGRGCGPNGDYVVLDLTHIGAETIMKRLPSVYEIGINFANVDVTKEPIPVVPTIHYQMGGIPTNINGQVVVPGNGKHNEIVNGLYAIGECSCVSVHGANRLGTNSLLDLLVFGRAAGKHIVALDLKNQDFKPLPENAGEKTLERVAQLDNSSSGEYAQDVANDIRKTMQKYAGVFRNQELMDEGVRQMAKLTERAKHLWLKDKSAIFNTARIEALEVANLIETANATMISAAARKESRGAHSHDDHQERDDEHWMKHTLWYSQGNRLDYKPVVLKPLTVESFPPKERTF
- the sdhC gene encoding succinate dehydrogenase, cytochrome b556 subunit, which produces MVDAQQDVKKAKPVYRNIGLAQLIKYRLPWAGKVSILHRISGAALFLMLPFILYLFDQSLASEMSYAKFQMLTGHILVKLIALGLIWAFLHHFCAGIRYLLLDLDIGVEKVDANRSAIIVFCLGLLLTALVGLKLFDLY
- the sdhD gene encoding succinate dehydrogenase, hydrophobic membrane anchor protein; amino-acid sequence: MPIYQIGPKRLVVGAHYGLKEWIIQRITAVVMVVFTIVLLVDYCITGSATYEGWAGLFANQFMKLLTLLAFISLFYHAWIGIRDIWMDYIKPLSVRLTLQALTMLYLLACAAYAIQILWKV